From Canis lupus baileyi chromosome X, mCanLup2.hap1, whole genome shotgun sequence:
cccagatttttttaaatgtaaatttactcACTAGCCTGAAAGCTCCTTAAGGGCAAGGGCCACTTGTGTATTGTTTATCTTTGTGCCACATCACCTAGAGCCTAGCAGGtatataataaatgttcattgagcTGAACTGACCTTGGCTAAGTAAGTATGTGTCAGATACACAGAAATGGCTAGATTGTAGGCTAGCttgacataaaattaattttgaaactaaaaatgaacTGAAGACACATTGCCTGAGAGAAAACAGACTCTCCCTGTATTCCTACTCTCTGGAATGTGGGTAGACTAGGTTTCCTTTAAGCATTAAGACCTCAAGAGGCTGATATGCTAGTTTaacctctttgttttgtttttgttttgttttgtttttgatttttttaacctctttgaaTTGGCTTTCCTGCATGACCTAATGTTTAGAAACTGACCAGGCTCCCAGTGTAGAGTGATACCTCTGATTAACACCATGACCTGAGGCCTCAGACCCAGGGGAAGgagaaaacatacatatttagtCCACATCACCAAGGCAACAGAGTCACTGTACCTCAGCATAGTAGGAAAAACAAGCACAGATGatgatgttaaatatttttaaagtgttccCTACACCCACTGTTAACAGTGGTTAGAGACATAAggataaattatttcagaaaccAGGCAATTAAAGGTTTTAACTTCTCTAATATGTGTGTGCTTTGTTTCTCATTACTAACACTCCACAAGCAATCTTGGTCAATTAACATTAACCTAGTACCAAAAATAGAGGCTCAAAGTTTGGTTTTGACATCGATGACTCAGATATTCTCTTTTTAAGAATATACGGTGCTACAGGCCTCAAATAGGGTACCTCATCCCTCAAATGGAGAGACATCTGAATTTGAAACCAGTAAGTCATCATAAAATGAGACTGTTGAAGAAACCTACCCTGAAAGATGATTTATAAATGGATTACTGATGAGACTATTTATACTTTATCAGgaataaatagtaaaaagaacAATATACTAAGTTGTAGAACATAATTGTCAtgacaaaggaaaatattctaCATAGAACTTAAAAAAGGATATGGGAGTAAAATATCAGGGTACCTCCACAATCTAGGAAAGAAAGACTGTGGCAGACATAAGCATTCTAATTAATGATGAAGTAGGAAAAATTCTCTTAGCCTTACACCAGCCCAGATGATATACTCCCTCAAATTTCAACCTTCCTTTACTCTTATCCATGTTCACCAAGGAACTCCCTGTTCACTAATTGTGTACCCTAAGCAGACTTATCACTATAACACATTTACATTCTAATGTGGGCCTCTCCAAGTCTTAAAAGTTCATTAGTGGAAAAGTTTCTCAGACTGAGAGCCAGACCCCGGATCTACAACCTTCACCTATATCTTTGGGGACCAGCTACAACAGCCAGCCAaatggtctctctctttttactaTCCACCCTCACCTTTCTCATCAACTTCTAACTGTAATACGGATCACCACAATCTTGTAAATGTCTGTAtccatctgaaaaataaaatcacatatcaTATATTTGTAAACAACCAAATTAAATGGCTGAGACACTAAAACAGTAAGGTCATTAAGAACAAATACCTATTGTCGCTATATAAATTCCCATTTAATTATCATTTAATCTCCAAAACAGCTTATTGTTCTTACTGATACAGGTCCATACCATTCATATGCCATTTATGATAGGAGATACACGTTCTTTGGGGAATACAGTTCTGGGCATCTGTGTAGTATGAGTTTACCCAGCTTCAGGACAGGGCATTAAATAAATTCAACCTGAATCTCATCAAGCCTATATGTTTACGGGTTGTACAGAAGgcataaaaataagttaaattactTTATGATACAATCGACAAAATCCAGGATGTGGGAGAAAACGCGAAGACAAAACAACCAGATAGCTTCAATCATTAATTTAAAGgggaaaagacaaaggaagaacTTCTAGCTTAAGAGAAACAAATAACCACCAAATGCAATATATGGACCTGGTCTGGTACCTATTTCAAGCAAACcaatggttaaaaaaacaaaagaggcaaTCAAGTTCACTTGTCACATATCTGAACCAGATATTTGATCATATTAAGAAAGTTAAATTGTTTAGGTGTGATAATGATATTTTAGGTGtgattatagtttttttaaaaccacttatattttaaagatacatattaaaatatggaTAAAATGATATACCTGGGACTTGCTTCAAAATAATTGGGGAATAAGGTGAGAAGGAGTAAAGGAGATACAGATGAAGTAAGATTTACCATGAATGGAAGATGGGTGATGGATCCAGAAAAGGTCCATTATACTATCCCCCACATACTTTCGGATATGTTTGGAATTTTccataatgaaaaatttaaaaacaacaacaaacaaaacaaaaaacacacgcAAATAGAAGGGGCATTTCTAGGGATAATGGGAGAAAATTCCCAGGATAGCTTCCAGCTCCAGAAATAGACTCTCTGGGGCTCAGCCATATACTATCAAGTTCATTTACCAAGTCCTACCCTTCATTTTACATCATTAGCCTAAGAAAAGACATCAAGTTGTCTGAGTTTGATTACTTACCAGATACCTCTTAATGTCCAAGTTTGCTACCCAATTTTAACTtgactttaagaaaaattaaaataatttttgaagctAACAGAATTTTAGCATCTGTTGAATTTATTCAGCATAACCAGAGGTATTGTCTTCATGCTGTCACccacagacacaaacacagatACAGCACAATATCCGTATTTAGCCAAGTGCATTCCTTCCGAGGCTCATTTATATGTCTTCATATGCCACAGCCCATCATTTAAATAATGGATATTTTCAATGCCAATTCCTTTGTTGACTTTCTCACTGTAGAAGGAAAAAAGCATATAAACATATTGTTATGAATTTTTATAGGCTTACTTATGGTAAATATAATTCAAAGTGCATTGCTATTTTGCAATTATTGAGCCACATGTAgggaatttatttatattacattaaCATTATTGACTACATTAAACTACATTACTCTGCTGCAGTTCCTGTCTTCAAATGATTCTAGTGATCTAACTAGTGAGTCTATAGAAACAAAGTCATGATGTCACCATACCAGGAAAACACCAAAGTGTTACATTTagcaatgaaacaaaattaataggAGTAATTTGGTCATCAAATGAGTTCCAAAATTTTTCAGTATATTGACTATATTTTGgtaatatgtctttaaaatttccttaataTTCTATACCACCAggtaataatagaaaataagcaCTGTGTGGTACTGAACTATGTCactgttttaaaaactaataacagggcacctgggtggctcagatggttaagtggccaactcttgattttgactcaggtcatgatctcaaggtcctgggattgagccccacatcaggctccgtgctcagtgggaagtctgatcaaggattctccctctctctctctgcccctccccttgttcttcctctctctctaaaaacaaacaaataaacaaataagccttttaacaattaaaacatagggcgcctgggtggctgtttggttaagtgtctgccttcagctcaagtcatgatctcagggtcctgggatctaacaccacatcaggctccctgcttagtgggtagcctgcttctccctctccctctgcctgacctacccccgctcatgctctttctcattctccatctcaataaataaataagatcttttaaaaaattaaaaaataaaacaggcaagCATCTTTCCTCCCACCCAATTTAAATCATACTAAATAAAAAGTTCCTAAAAtaccacatacatacatataaaacagCTGTGTTGGCACACGGTTCTTTTCAGAATGCTTAAGAAAGAATGCAATCCCAGAGACTTAGGAAGCCATGGCTTCCTAAGTCCtaggaaaaatcagaaatgatgCTTCTGTGCTTAAATATTTGTAAGATGTGGTGTGAATGAAAGCAAATTTCACCTGTAATTCTGCGTTGGTGACCCAGATCGCAAAAGCTAAGGGGGCCTAACATGAGACTTACATATCTTCTGCAGACATCTTCATGACTCCAACACACAGAGCATGCTGTTTTCCTTCTGCCATAATTGCCTGAAAACACACAGCTAAGAAAACTATATATCAAAATGCCTTGGAGAGGGGATGTCAAACAATGATCACATTACTAGTTAAGACACTTTGAACCCTCTTGTATCCTTACCCAGACCATCAAcactccttgaggacagggacctAGCAGAGTCTGTAGGTACActgtaaatattcaataaatgccTAATGAATGAATCTAATAATAATTCCTGGTTTTTAAGTTAAATGGTAATACTATAACCCAaagccaacaaaaacaaaataagtcatgcaaaaaggagaaaaaaattcttgcatGTCTaacttaaaaactgaaataaacaaatatgaattGTTCTACTGTTTCAATCACTGAATGGTGGTTTTATGTAATAGAaacattaaaacaataattatatctCCACTCTGTCTTTAAGAACCCCAAGTAAGTTTTAACCTTTCTAGAATGACCAAAATGTTCTTGGTTATCATTTGAAGCGTTCAGAATGTGAAACATTGCAGTACATTTACAAAGTAAAAGTTCAAGAGTACATGGGATCTCTCTCAACTAGTTTTGCAACTGTAACTATAACtatctcaaaacaaaaattattcaaGAAGCAAAGGTTGAGGTGCTGggaaaatttttccatttaaGGGAAACTCCAGGACTATCAACCTACAACACTTAGAAAaatcataaacataaaaaaaatgggacgcctgggtggctcaatgattgagcatctgcctttggctcaagttgtgatcccggggttctgggattgagtcccacatcaggctccccgcggggagcctgcttctttctctatctttgcctctctgtctctcatgaataaataaataaaaatctttaaaaaaaaataaacattaaaaaaaacctgccCTCACAGAATACTGtcctccattttctccacatcacTTTCAATTCATATTCATTCGatgttctaaaaatatttgaacacCTATTATACGACCAGTATCTATGTCTGTTCCTAAGATATAAACATATACTTTATACTACCCCTTAAACATAACTGCCACAAGAGGATACTATTCTTTCGAGtacaagaaacattttaaaacccaCTCCAATGGCCTTTGCACTCCAGTGATTTCCCCATTCCTACCGAGTATCTTCTCAACCTGAAGCAAATGGCCACTTTATCTACGACAAAAGAGAAGATACCCTCCTGTCCAGATAGTTGACAAAAACCTTTTTAATCTAGAATATAGCTGCCCACCactgtagaaatgaaaataacCCACAATTATTTAGCTACATCATGAGTTTTAAGGGCTATCTGAaacttaaacatttctttttttttaaaagattttatttctgggatccctgggtggctcggcagtttggcgcctgcctttggcccagagcatgatcctggagtcccgggatcgagtcccgcatcaggctcccggcatggagcctgcttctccctcctcctgtgtctctgcctctctctctctctctctatgtctatcataaataaataaatctttaaaaaaatttttttaaacttttttttttttttaagattttatttatttattcatgatagttacacagagagagacagagaggcagagacacaggcagagggagaagcaggctcctctcagggagcccaacgtgggactcaatcccgggacatgaatcacaccctgagccaaaggcagacgttcaactgctgagccacccaggcatcccttaaactTAAACATTTCTCTTTGAGAAAATATGTTCTGAGGCCCAAACAGCCaacttaaaaatgaacttttttttttttttttttttttttttttttttttaatttttatttatttatgatagtcacacagagagagagagagaggcagagacataggcagaaggagaagcaggctccatgcaccgggagcccgacgtgggattcgatcccgggtctccaggatcgcgccctgggccaaaggcaggcgccaaaccgctgcgccacccagggatccctaaaaatgaactttaaaataaaagttgaaggacgcctgggtagctcagcaggtgggcatctgcctttggctcaggtcaggatcctggggccctgggatcaagtcctgattcaggctccctacagggagcctgcttctccctctgcctattatttctgcctctttctctctgtgtctctcatgaatcaataaaatcttttttaaaagttcaaaaaataaataaaaatttaaaaatcaaataaaagttgGGAATTATCCTTATTTCCCTCTACCCACTTCTTAACTCTACCTAGTACCAAagctcttttcctttttgagtgCTTTTACTCCAGTGTATATGGGTAAGCCAAAGGTAAAAGTAGCAAGCTGATGTCCAAAAAAGTGATCCAATCATATCATATATATCCTCTCCATTAATAATCAAGTTTTATACTGTGTCCTGAGTCAGATCACACTAGGCCGTAACTGGGCTGAAATGCAGCCAGAACTCTTTAGTTGTTCCTATTTAGCTTCTAAGATGGGACACAATTTAGTCTCAAGAAATGATGTTATTTCCCACACCTTGAAATGTAACCAGAAAGGTATGAGACAACAGTAACAGTAACCTCCAAAAAAAGTACATCTAGTCTTCTCTTGGACAATAGATCTTTCAGTAATGACAGaaatactttgaatatatttttcagcAGTTATAGCCTTGGGAAGGATACAACAATTGTATCTACTGCAGCAGGGTAAAGTTTAGCTCCAGGAGAAGTTAAGCCTGGACACATGATATTTGCTCCACTGAGTACAAATTTGATGGCTCCTTTATCAACTTGCTGGTGTGGCAGGATAAAAGGatctagaagaaaagaaatacatgacaTAAATTAATGAGACTAATGACTCCACAGAAAaaggcaaaggacatgaacaaatatttctccaaacTACACTATTCTGACAGAtgcaaaagaaaactgaaacaccATCCTTCACTTATcaaattggtaaatattttttaacaaaagtaaTTCCCACTGCTAGCAAGAGTATAGGAAAACTGGCATTCTTATACACTGCTAGAAGGCTTAAAATTGGGTACAACCTCCTTTTAGGACTACATCACAACATGTATCAACAGCCTTGAAAAGGTTCAAATTCTTTGACCCAGTATTTCTATTTCTACAGCTTcatcctaagaaaaaaattaaagatatataatatatttaggTAGAAATATGTTCATTGCAGCGCTACTATTTATAACAGAAATAAATTGGAatcaacctaaatgtccaacaataaaGAGGTAAATGACTTAAAGTATATCTATAATATGACTTAAggtatatctataatatatatatataaaagagccATATTTTTGGAGACTACATAATACTCTTATAAATGTTCATAATATaaagttaagagaaataaacaataaaaaaactacCAAAGAGATCAGTGGGTGCTAGGGGTtgaggggaaagggaggagggagaggaagggacaaaTAGGTGGAACAGatgtttagggcagtgaaattattTTGATACTATGATAGTACATAGTGATATTATAACAGTGGATACGTGACTTGCATTTggcaaaacccacagaatgtacaatgcaaagaatgaaccctaatgtaaactgaactttggttaataatactgtatgaATATTGGTTCATCAATCATAACAAATGCATCAATGTAAGGTGTTAATAACAAGAGAAGGCAGTAGGAAGTACATGGGAACTCTACACTGTTCCATTTTCCTGTAAACCTACAACtgtcctaaaaaaataaagtctactaATTAAAAACCATTTAACAGAGagcccaatttaaaaaagaaaaatggggatgcctgggtggctcagtagttgagtgcctacttctggctcaggtcgtgatcccagggtcctgggatggagtcccacattgggctcaccacagggagcctgcttctccctctgcctatgtctctgtctctcatgaataaataaaaactttaccaaaaaattttaaaaaataaaaaaacaaaaatatatgcatttatatacacacacacacactacaggaAATAATTGGATAGAAATACATTAATATACTATCCATGGTTATCTCCAGGTCATAGAAATACAagtgattttatttctgtattttccaactCTCTAGAATGAACATGAATTCCTTCCATAACctcaaaaatgtgtgtgtgtgtgtgtgtgtgtgtgtgtgtgtgtactaataGTTCATAATCTAAGAATTAAAGGATCACTGAAGGATTCAAAACAATGACTGGGGTGGAAACTTTTTAGACCTCTCAGGGCTTtctaggaataataataattggtAAAATTTATTCACTTTAATGTCTTACTACTAGCTCTCCCACTAGTCAGAGAATAATTTAGTCTTCTTCCTACCAAGATTACAAATTAATTTAAACATGGCTCCAAATTAAACATCTTATTGAAAACAAAGGAACCTGAATGAATGCATTCATACATAATTTGTTTTCTAGTTCTCCATCCTCATTAATAAGtgtcttttaataataataatgatgatgatccTCATCATGATGATAATGATATATACTAATAGTGGACATTTATTGAACAATTACTACATCATTACAATGGCTATCATATATTGAGCCATTACTGTGTTCCAAGCAGCACGTTAGATGCATTATATGCAcagtctcatttaatcctcacaactctgggagatataatatacaatataccccttttcttaaagattttatttatttatttatttgagagagagcacacatgtgtgtacacaggggaggggagaaggagacagaggatTTTAAGCAGATTCCACCACAGAGACTCCTATAGGGAcaatatatccattttttttaagattttacttatttattcatgagagacacacacacagagagagaggcgcagagacacaggcagagggagaagcaggctccatgcagggagctcgacgtgggactcgatcccaggactccaggatcatgccctgggctgaaggtggcgctaaaccgctgagccacccgggctgtccaatatatccatttttaaagacaagaaaatcaAGCTTAAACAAGCTAAGTGACTTGACAAAAGTGACACGCACTGGGAATCAaactcaggtgtccctaactcCAAATATGCTTTTACCACCATATTACCCTGCTTCCTACATATCAATAACTTCACAATGTTCTAAAAGGTTGGTTCCGagcaaattattattaaataggaacatcgggatccctgggtggcgcagcggtttagcgcctgcctttggcccagggcgcgatcctggagacccgggatcgaatcccacatcgggctcccggtgcatggagcctgcttctccctctgcctttgtctctggcgctctctctctctctgtctctcagtctttcatgaataaataaataaataaaatcttaaaaaaaaaataggaacatcTTTCTCTTCCAACTTATTATGCAAAGGCTTAACATACAGGAAAACCATAGAATAGTTCAATGAACACTTGGACAACATCCACTTAGATCGAACAACTATTAACCCTTTGCTCTACCTCCTTTATCtctatttatacacacacagttTTTGTCTTTCATCATTTGAAATTTCAGACATAATGCTTCACCATAAGTACATCacctaaaaataaagtcattctcCTACATAACCACAGTACTGTCACCATACCTAAAAATTAACAATAGTTCCACAATATCCTCTTATAGCCAAAGCATATTCAAATTTCCCCCCAAGGGTCTAAGAAAGTGTTTTATATCTtttgaggcagaggaggagggcttgaattttgtttttctttcttttttttaaagattgtatttatttattcatgagagacacacacagagatagagaggcagagacacaggcagagggagaagcagcccccatgcagggagcccgatatgggactccaggatcatgccccaggccaaaggccacgctaaaccactgagccacccgggctgcccttgaattttgtttttgaaaccaGTATCCAATCTAGTTTCATGCAATACATTCAAGTATTTTGTCTTTGTCCTGTTTTAGTTGAGCAGGAATTCATGTCATCAAAATGTCCTACTATCaccaaatattttcattactgCTCCAGACCTCTGGCTCCACTGGGTAACTCAAAATTGACCTCTTCTTACCAAAAACCAAACTCATTAATTAAGTCACCACTACTACCTACAGAGCCCACCAGTCACTCCCTTTCTGCCCCTTAGCTAGAATGTCAGAAATATACTGGTTTGAGaagcagaaactttttttttttgagaagcagaAATTTTAACTTCACAGTTGAAAACCTCTTGTGCATGAGGATTATATCTCCTTTGGACTTTCTTTTGTAATGTACTCAATATAACAACACACAAATGTAGGTATGtaagaaacattattttgttttataacacCTGACCTTGGCATTCAACTAACAATAACTGGGACTCCCACAATTAGCCGATGCTTTCCCTTATACAGTGTTATCTCTATGAGGCAAATccagatataaatttaaaaggaagttCTTACAGCACTTATCACAGTTTGTGAATATATATTCATCTAATTATCTAATTGTCTATTCTTCCAACTAGACTGTTAGCTTCATAGGGACAGGAACaatgtctgcctttgtttctcatCATATTCTCAGTACCTagctcagtgcctgacacatagtaagttcaacaaatatttgctgaatgaatgaatgaatgaatgaatgttctttCTTAGCCTTTCTGGAATGCATAATGAGAGAATTTGCGATCTTCAGATTTACCACAAGATGGGgattcattttagttttatattccATATCACCTAGTATTAGTAAGTTAACTACCAGAAATcactttaaaaactctttttatatctttccacatccccaaataaatattttccaacaaGACTTACATTTGTGAAGTAACCTTAGGGTTGGATAAAAAGGCCCTTCTCTTTGTCTAAAAAATAGTAATTCTCCATTTACTGTAAGGATTTCTATATGTTCATGGCTGTAAGACAAATGTCATAAAGTAGCAAGttagatattttctttcaaaaatgaatatgCCAAACAtcctttaaataacaaaaaatatgaaacatacatatacaaagaTACAGTAacctctttttaatttaaatatccaGGCAAAAAAATCGTTTAAATTGTTTCACCTATCATACCTGtctagtagagaaaaaaaatgtcaattttatttcacattttattattttaatttcattgttagataattcaataaaacaaatatctacagaaaaatatgaaataaagtcTGAATAAAAACACTTAACTCTTTGATAAAACAATCAGCACACAAAGCCATATTTTTCAGGAACACagagaaacatttgaaaatacaaatattgatGTTTTAGAGTTATTCTATTTATCTACTCCTATAATTAATCTACCAATGGTTAATgtgaaaataattccatttattatgAGTGCAATCTAATCATACAATATTCAGCTACTCTGAGCTttacacagagaaaaataaagacttaccATCGCACTATTTTGACAGGATCTTTCTTAGGCATGATTTGATTAAGCCATGGTTCAATACCTGGAAATTGTTCTATCAATTGGTTCTTAATACCTTTTATAACTGAGGTTTTCAACTGGATGCAGTtggacacattttctttttcatcaaatctgtcaaatgatttttgcaagaaaaaaaggcatttcttaGCAGACGTAACAAAATAGCTAAAGGTATTGTTTTAATTAGTCATCTATTCCCAAGTAAGTATTTGGATGTCTAAAATAACtatgaaataaattcttttaaaataccatttcccTTTAAATTCTATCCAGCACAAAATCAGTGTGTTAATACAGTATTAAAACTGCCATGTATACACAATGGGGGGAGGGCAAGGGGAGGATATGAAGTATATTTCACATTATAATCTGCAAATAGCTACACAAATAGCTTTCCTGGAAAACCCTACTCAATTCTACCCAGAAGAAACAGATTCCCACCTATAACAAAACCCatgtgaaaaaacaaaagtaaaacagaacaaaaaaccctCAGGCGCTGAGACACAAAAACACCAACCCAAATATAACACAGAAAATTGGCCCTTCTAGGCTATGTAAtctgctgagattttttttaaagtgatggtGACAATGTTTTCTaagatccctatttatttttgttcaaaatgTCATGCGCAAAACCCACCTTCCTTTGCCCATGTTCCCCCTTTGCTTTTTGCGTCTACCAAGTCTGGAAGGTAAACCCACCAGGTAGGTTCTCAAAGAATTTTTGTCTTCCTTACACTGAATAGCCTACGGGGCAATCACGCTATTTTCAAGACAAGGTTAATCTGGCAGCTAGGCAATAGGCAGGACAGGCCGCTTGCTTCCTGTCACCCAGACTCCTTCACTCTCATGACCCAGGAAGTCAAGCCTTCCCTTATTCAGTTCATAACTAATAAACATATGGCAGTGAGTGCAGGGCTCTCCTCTCAGCTAAAGAGGATATACCCTTAAATCACAGTGCAAGGATGTGATTGGTAGAACCCTAGGAACAGGGATAGGATTGGGAGAAggggcaaaaaagaaagagaaataaggaaaaagaaaatgagggtgGGAGGATCAAAACCCGATTGAAGATTAGGGATAGAAAGGTTACAGTGTCGCAAGCTGCGAGTGAGAGCACAGTACTACAGAAAACCTTAGGGAGACAGGATGGTaggggcgggggagagagaaAGCGGATCTTTGCTCTcgccctctgccccacccccacccccaccccctttgtgAGCAGCCGATGGAGGCCACAGCATGTCCTTACTTCTTGAACATGATCCAAAGTGAAGGGGGCGACGATAGGGAAAGGCTcggaatggggaaaaattgaatTAGTAAGGGGCCAGCAGATCTCTAACACGAGGAAGGCCGGCACTGACAGTCGGAGCTGTGTCGTTATCCGGAAAGGAAGCCACCCAGCCGCACTTTACGGTTCTCGGTGAAATTTGACTACTTCCGCTCCTCTGAACA
This genomic window contains:
- the MCTS1 gene encoding malignant T-cell-amplified sequence 1 isoform X1 → MGKGRFDEKENVSNCIQLKTSVIKGIKNQLIEQFPGIEPWLNQIMPKKDPVKIVRCHEHIEILTVNGELLFFRQREGPFYPTLRLLHKYPFILPHQQVDKGAIKFVLSGANIMCPGLTSPGAKLYPAAVDTIVAIMAEGKQHALCVGVMKMSAEDIEKVNKGIGIENIHYLNDGLWHMKTYK
- the MCTS1 gene encoding malignant T-cell-amplified sequence 1 isoform X2; the protein is MFKKFDEKENVSNCIQLKTSVIKGIKNQLIEQFPGIEPWLNQIMPKKDPVKIVRCHEHIEILTVNGELLFFRQREGPFYPTLRLLHKYPFILPHQQVDKGAIKFVLSGANIMCPGLTSPGAKLYPAAVDTIVAIMAEGKQHALCVGVMKMSAEDIEKVNKGIGIENIHYLNDGLWHMKTYK